Proteins co-encoded in one Montipora capricornis isolate CH-2021 chromosome 12, ASM3666992v2, whole genome shotgun sequence genomic window:
- the LOC138025488 gene encoding THAP domain-containing protein 11-like, with translation MASESSEAGGIACCVPGCYNNSKKHKGKFSFYNFPGDQNLRRQWLHNISRKDFRPTTGHRVCSAHFEGGSKTYQNNVPTVFPLQKSHPKVIKTPRRLLVRHKEEEIQKETEKNEPMCPEENQIDSTNNCNNEPSLEDKIIKIRQQIAALESWNSKLECELRFGLEKFKSSDDDMQYYTGTENYKALYDFLDGGVNACSRLNYWGSNNSNLPSTRQLGKARKKTHSSSD, from the coding sequence ATGGCGTCTGAAAGTAGCGAAGCTGGAGGAATTGCTTGCTGTGTTCCAGGCTGCTACAACAATTCGAAGAAACATAAAGGGAAGTTTTCATTTTATAATTTCCCTGGTGACCAAAATTTAAGAAGGCAATGGCTTCATAACATTTCCAGGAAAGATTTTCGTCCAACTACGGGTCATCGTGTGTGCAGTGCTCACTTCGAAGGGGGCTCCAAAACTTACCAAAACAACGTGCCAACTGTATTTCCTCTACAAAAGTCTCACCCTAAAGTAATAAAAACACCAAGAAGACTACTTGTTCGCCACAAAGAAGaggaaatacaaaaagaaactgagaaaaatgaGCCGATGTGTCCGGAGGAGAATCAAATCGATAGTACAAATAACTGTAACAATGAACCCTCTCTTGAagacaaaattattaaaatCAGACAACAAATTGCAGCACTTGAATCGTGGAATTCTAAATTAGAATGCGAATTAAGATTTGGACTGGAAAAATTCAAGTCTTCGGATGACGATATGCAGTATTATACTGGAACGGAAAACTATAAGGCTCTCTATGATTTTCTTGATGGGGGTGTGAACGCCTGTTCAAGACTGAACTACTGGGGTTCAAACAACTCCAACCTTCCTTCAACTAGACAGCTTGGAAAAGCGAGGAAAAAAACGCACTCTTCTTCCGATTGA
- the LOC138025489 gene encoding uncharacterized protein, with product MKNHIYTFENKIYKQAKGRPIGMKLTGVLAQVFMRWWDKTFLKRLEQLHIETFMYKRYVDGINIVVKSISADTTYNDGRIVTMQNHDNNRTEPKDKHTMETLQQIANDIHPSIQLEIDVPSNHKEGKMPILDLKVWLEEDMSNQRHLIMHEFYAKEVSSKSVVPANSALPWSIKRAVMTQKLLRVFLNCNPNLPWQRITEHASNTTLKMQYSGYDKAFRHQVVKSALSEYHTLLEKDRNGERPLHRPREWKKRERERKRRSKAQEWYGKGNYDSVLFIPATPNGELKKTIQQEINKSTLRIKVVEKNGISITSILQRSNPMKERNCRREDCFVCTSRGKGDCSRNNIVYEIKCNNSNSKYCGETARNAYPRGKEHMKLLHEKEQNSPLWSHCLKEHNGHIQQFTMNVVRTFHRDSMMRQITEAIHIRKIPERKSMNAKEEWNTVYLPHARIEKD from the coding sequence ATGAAAAACCACATTTACACGTTTGAGAACAAGATCTATAAACAAGCAAAAGGAAGACCAATTGGAATGAAATTAACTGGCGTACTAGCCCAAGTCTTCATGAGATGGTGGGACAAGACCTTTCTCAAGAGACTTGAACAACTACACATAGAAACGTTTATGTACAAACGGTACGTAGACGGCATTAACATTGTTGTGAAATCCATAAGTGCAGACACCACATACAACGACGGACGTATTGTAACCATGCAGAATCATGATAACAACCGCACAGAACCAAAAGACAAACACACAATGGAAACACTGCAACAAATCGCCAATGATATTCATCCGTCGATCCAGCTGGAAATAGACGTTCCCTCAAACCACAAAGAAGGCAAGATGCCTATCCTAGACCTGAAGGTATGGTTAGAAGAGGATATGAGCAACCAAAGACATCTGATCATGCACGAGTTCTACGCGAAGGAGGTCTCATCGAAATCAGTCGTACCCGCCAACTCTGCACTTCCGTGGTCAATTAAACGCGCCGTCATGACCCAAAAACTACTAAGAGTATTCCTGAATTGTAACCCAAACCTACCGTGGCAAAGAATAACTGAGCATGCGTCAAACACCACACTGAAGATGCAGTATTCAGGATATGATAAAGCCTTCAGACATCAAGTCGTCAAGTCAGCCCTGTCAGAATACCACACCCTATTAGAGAAAGATAGGAATGGAGAGAGACCCCTTCACCGACCAAGAGAATGGAAGAAGagagaaagggaaagaaagaGAAGATCAAAGGCACAAGAGTGgtatgggaaaggaaactacgATTCAGTACTGTTCATCCCTGCCACACCCAATGGAGAGCTAAAGAAAACAATACAGCAAGAGATCAATAAATCGACACTTAGGATAAAGGTGGTTGAGAAGAATGGAATTTCGATCACGTCCATTCTACAAAGATCCAACCCCATGAAAGAGAGAAACTGTAGACGTGAAGACTGTTTCGTATGCACATCAAGAGGGAAAGGTGATTGCTCGAGGAACAACATTGTGTATGAAATAAAGTGCAACAACTCTAACAGCAAATACTGTGGAGAAACAGCCCGCAACGCCTACCCGAGAGGAAAAGAACACATGAAGTTATTACACGAGAAAGAACAGAACTCGCCTTTATGGAGTCATTGTCTAAAAGAGCACAATGGCCATATCCAGCAATTCACAATGAACGTCGTGAGAACTTTTCACCGAGACTCAATGATGAGACAAATAACAGAAGCAATACATATCAGAAAAATCCCAGAAAGAAAGAGTATGAACGCGAAAGAAGAATGGAATACCGTGTATTTACCACACGCAAGAATTGAAAAGGATTAA